A region of Solanum dulcamara chromosome 7, daSolDulc1.2, whole genome shotgun sequence DNA encodes the following proteins:
- the LOC129893882 gene encoding RNA polymerase II C-terminal domain phosphatase-like 3 isoform X2 codes for MMEECNPVQEVEEGEISDSASVEEISEDAFNRQDPPAKIVSSNLPNNQNQNQSQNSTRVWTMRDLYKYPISRDYARGLYNLAWAQAVQNKPLDELFVMTTDNSKQSADVESSEIDKVIIDVDDDANAKEEGELEEGEIDLDADLVLNVGDSVKTSKETNFIREQLQSVTLGETHKSFPVVCSKLQSSLDSLGELAVSTDFVPGKDILIQLFMTAVRTINSVFCSMNKNQMQENRDILSRLLFHAKSQLPALMSSEQLKEVDAVIISINQSVVSSNTEDNDKDNGIKVVELLDMKVSHKSSENANQDLTSVNKYDLGAVSTKSSGLVEQSVSFESFKPGLATSKAKGLSIPLLDLHKDHDEDTLPSPTREIGPHFPVAKASTQAHGMVKLELPLFARSLEKGNSLVHPYETDALKAVSSYQQKFGRSSLFVSEKLPSPTPSEEGDSGEGDINGEVSSSNVVHNASLLNESSMGQPIVSSVPQTNILAGQGLGTARTADPLSFLPNPSLRSSTAKSRDPRLRLATSDAAAQNTNKNILPIPDIDLKLEAPLEMIGSKKQKTAELPVFDAPLSKRQKSEQTDSIIVSDVRPSTGNGGWLEDRGTAGLPIMSSNYATDSSDNDIQKLEQVRASITTIPSVIVKADENFPVTGISTSATLHSLLKDIAINPSIWMNIIKMEQQKSADASRTTAQASSSNSILGAVPSMDVVAPRTSAIGQRSVGILQTPTHTAAAAADEVAIVRMKPRDPRRALHNTAVLKGGNVGSDQCKTGVAGTHTMIRSLCFQSQVDQLDRKSAVALSTTPPDIARQFTKNLKNIADMISVSPSTSPSAASPDMISVSPSTSPSAASRTQTQCIHVYQSRLEGKGAVSEPSERLNDAGLDSEKGSPGSLQPQISWGDVEHLFEGYSDQQRADIQRERARRLEEQKKMFSVRKLCLVLDLDHTLLNSAKFVEIDPVHEEILRKKEEQDREKPYRHLFRFPHMGMWTKLRPGIWNFLEMASNLFELHLYTMGNKLYATEMAKLLDPKGDLFAGRVISRGDDGDPFDGDERVPKSKDLEGVLGMESAVVIIDDSVRVWPHNKLNLIVVERRQFGLPGPSLLEIDHDERPEDGTLASCLGVIQRIHQNFFAHRSIDEADVRNILATEQQKILSGCRIVFSRVFPVGEANPHLHPLWQTAEQFGAVCTSQIDDQVTHVVANSLGTDKVNWALSTGRFVVHPGWVEASALLYRRANEHDFSIKS; via the exons ATGATGGAAGAATGTAATCCAGTCCAAGAGGTAGAGGAGGGTGAGATCTCAGATTCGGCTTCagttgaagaaatcagtgaggATGCCTTCAATAGGCAAGACCCACCTGCTAAGATTGTCAGTTCCAACTTACCCaataatcaaaatcaaaatcaaagtcAAAATTCGACTAGGGTTTGGACCATGAGAGATCTATATAAGTATCCAATTTCGAGGGATTATGCTAGGGGTTTGTATAACCTGGCTTGGGCTCAAGCTGTGCAGAATAAGCCTTTAGACGAACTTTTCGTCATGACTACTGACAATTCGAAGCAGTCTGCTGATGTCGAATCTTCTGAGATTGACAAGGTCATCATTGATGTGGATGACGATGCTAATGCTAAGGAGGAAGGAGAGTTGGAGGAAGGCGAGATCGACTTGGATGCCGACCTAGTTCTAAATGTTGGTGATTCTGTTAAAACTTCAAAGGAGACCAATTTCATTAGGGAACAACTTCAGAGTGTTACTCTAGGCGAAACCCACAA ATCCTTTCCTGTGGTTTGTTCCAAATTGCAAAGTTCATTAGACAGCTTGGGGGAACTAGCTGTTTCGACAGATTTCGTGCCAGGGAAAGACATTCTTATTCAACTCTTTATGACTGCAGTGCGAACCATAAATTCT GTTTTCTGCTCCATGAACAAGAATCAGATGCAAGAAAACAGAGATATTCTATCTAG GTTGCTTTTTCATGCAAAGAGCCAATTACCTGCTCTTATGTCTTCTGAGCAGTTAAAAGAG GTGGATGCCGTGATTATCTCTATTAACCAGTCAGTTGTTTCCTCAAATACTGAAGACAATGACAAGGACAATGGGATCAAAGTTGTTGAACTGTTAGATATGAAGGTTTCTCATAAATCTTCTGAAAATGCAAATCAGGATCTTACTTCTGTAAACAAGTATGATTTAGGTGCTGTATCTACCAAATCTTCTGGCCTGGTGGAGCAGAGTGTGTCATTTGAATCTTTTAAACCAGGATTAGCCACTTCTAAAGCTAAAGGGTTATCCATTCCTTTGCTAGACCTCCATAAGGACCATGATGAAGATACTCTTCCGTCACCTACACGAGAAATTGGACCACATTTCCCTGTTGCAAAAGCATCTACACAGGCTCATGGAATGGTGAAACTGGAGTTGCCCCTTTTTGCGCGTTCTCTTGAGAAAGGGAATTCTTTAGTGCATCCTTATGAAACTGATGCCCTTAAAGCTGTTTCGTCTTATCAACAGAAATTTGGTCGAAGTTCCCTTTTTGTTAGTGAAAAGCTTCCAAGTCCAACCCCATCTGAAGAGGGTGATAGTGGCGAAGGGGACATTAATGGGGAGGTCTCAAGTTCTAATGTTGTACATAATGCCAGCCTTCTGAATGAATCTAGCATGGGGCAGCCAATAGTGTCTTCTGTTCCCCAGACCAATATTCTTGCTGGACAAGGACTGGGAACTGCTCGGACTGCAGATCCCCTGAGTTTTCTGCCAAATCCTTCTTTGCGATCTTCTACAGCAAAAAGTAGAGATCCCAGACTCAGATTGGCAACCAGCGATGCAGCTGCTCAGAACACGAATAAAAATATCTTGCCTATCCCAGACATTGATTTGAAATTAGAGGCTCCTTTAGAGATGATTGGTTCAAAAAAGCAGAAGACGGCAGAGCTACCAGTCTTTGATGCTCCATTGTCAAAAAGACAAAAAAGTGAACAGACTGATTCAATCATTGTGAGTGATGTGCGTCCTTCAACTGGAAATGGTGGTTGGTTAGAGGATAGAGGGACTGCTGGGTTGCCAATTATGAGTAGTAACTATGCTACAGATAGCAGTGACAATGACATTCAGAAATTGGAGCAAGTAAGAGCTAGTATCACTACTATACCTAGTGTCATAGTTAAAGCTGATGAGAACTTTCCAGTGACTGGCATTAGCACGTCAGCAACTTTGCATTCTTTATTAAAAGATATAGCGATAAATCCATCAATATGGATGAATATAATCAAGATGGAACAGCAGAAATCTGCTGATGCTTCTAGAACTACAGCACAAGCTTCAAGTTCTAACTCTATTCTTGGAGCAGTTCCATCAATGGATGTAGTAGCTCCCAGAACTTCTGCTATTGGGCAGAGATCAGTAGGAATACTTCAGACTCCTACACacacagcagcagcagcagcg GATGAAGTGGCTATAGTCCGCATGAAACCTCGCGACCCTCGGCGTGCTCTTCATAATACTGCAGTTCTAAAGGGTGGTAATGTTGGATCAGATCAATGTAAAACCGGTGTAGCAGGCACACACACTATGATAAGAAGTCTTTGTTTCCAAAGTCAAGTGGATCAGTTGGATAGGAAGTCAGCTGTGGCACTTTCGACTACACCACCAGACATTGCTCGCCAATTcacaaaaaatttgaaaaatatcgCTGACATGATCTCTGTTTCACCATCCACATCACCGTCTGCTGCTTCTCCCGACATGATCTCTGTTTCACCATCCACATCACCGTCTGCTGCTTCTCGAACTCAGACACAATGCATACATGTTTATCAGAGTAGATTGGAAGGGAAGGGAGCAGTTTCTGAGCCAAGTGAACGGCTGAATGATGCTGGCTTAGATTCTGAAAAAGGTTCTCCTGGTTCGTTGCAACCACAGATCTCTTGGGGAGATGTTGAGCATCTATTTGAGGGGTATAGCGACCAACAGAGAGCTGATATTCAGAGAGAAAGGGCTAGGAGGCTTGAGGAACAGAAAAAAATGTTTTCTGTTCGGAAGCTATGTCTCGTCTTGGACTTGGACCATACTCTTTTAAATTCAGCAAAG TTTGTTGAAATCGACCCAGTTCATGAAGAGATATTGAGGAAGAAAGAGGAACAAGACCGTGAAAAGCCGTATAGGCACCTATTCCGGTTTCCACACATGGGAATGTGGACCAAGTTACGGCCTGGGATCTGGAATTTCTTGGAGATG GCTAGCAATCTTTTTGAGCTGCATCTCTATACCATGGGGAACAAACTATATGCCACAGAGATGGCCAAATTGCTAGATCCAAAAGGGGATCTGTTTGCTGGACGAGTGATCTCCAGGGGTGACGATGGAGATCCTTTTGATGGGGATGAAAGGGTTCCTAAGAGTAAGGACTTGGAGGGGGTTTTGGGCATGGAGTCGGCTGTTGTGATTATAGATGATTCTGTCAGAGTCTGGCCACATAACAAGCTAAATTTGATTGTTGTAGAGAG ACGACAATTTGGTCTCCCTGGTCCTTCTCTTCTTGAGATTGATCATGATGAAAGACCAGAAGATGGGACATTGGCCTCTTGTTTGGGG GTTATTCAAAGAATACATCAGAATTTTTTCGCACATCGGTCCATAGATGAAGCTGATGTTAGGAACATCTTAGCCACAGAACAACAAAAGATTCTGTCAGGTTGCCGTATTGTCTTCAGCAGAGTATTTCCTGTTGGTGAAGCCAATCCTCATTTGCATCCTTTGTGGCAGACCGCTGAACAGTTTGGTGCTGTCTGCACTAGTCAAATTGATGATCAGGTTACCCACGTGGTTGCCAATTCTCTTGGGACGGATAAG GTTAATTGGGCACTTTCCACTGGACGATTTGTTGTTCATCCTGGCTG ggTGGAGGCATCAGCTTTACTTTATCGGAGGGCAAATGAACATGATTTTTCTATTAAATCTTAA
- the LOC129893882 gene encoding RNA polymerase II C-terminal domain phosphatase-like 3 isoform X1, translated as MMEECNPVQEVEEGEISDSASVEEISEDAFNRQDPPAKIVSSNLPNNQNQNQSQNSTRVWTMRDLYKYPISRDYARGLYNLAWAQAVQNKPLDELFVMTTDNSKQSADVESSEIDKVIIDVDDDANAKEEGELEEGEIDLDADLVLNVGDSVKTSKETNFIREQLQSVTLGETHKSFPVVCSKLQSSLDSLGELAVSTDFVPGKDILIQLFMTAVRTINSVFCSMNKNQMQENRDILSRLLFHAKSQLPALMSSEQLKEVDAVIISINQSVVSSNTEDNDKDNGIKVVELLDMKVSHKSSENANQDLTSVNKYDLGAVSTKSSGLVEQSVSFESFKPGLATSKAKGLSIPLLDLHKDHDEDTLPSPTREIGPHFPVAKASTQAHGMVKLELPLFARSLEKGNSLVHPYETDALKAVSSYQQKFGRSSLFVSEKLPSPTPSEEGDSGEGDINGEVSSSNVVHNASLLNESSMGQPIVSSVPQTNILAGQGLGTARTADPLSFLPNPSLRSSTAKSRDPRLRLATSDAAAQNTNKNILPIPDIDLKLEAPLEMIGSKKQKTAELPVFDAPLSKRQKSEQTDSIIVSDVRPSTGNGGWLEDRGTAGLPIMSSNYATDSSDNDIQKLEQVRASITTIPSVIVKADENFPVTGISTSATLHSLLKDIAINPSIWMNIIKMEQQKSADASRTTAQASSSNSILGAVPSMDVVAPRTSAIGQRSVGILQTPTHTAAAAADEVAIVRMKPRDPRRALHNTAVLKGGNVGSDQCKTGVAGTHTMIRSLCFQSQVDQLDRKSAVALSTTPPDIARQFTKNLKNIADMISVSPSTSPSAASPDMISVSPSTSPSAASRTQTQCIHVYQSRLEGKGAVSEPSERLNDAGLDSEKGSPGSLQPQISWGDVEHLFEGYSDQQRADIQRERARRLEEQKKMFSVRKLCLVLDLDHTLLNSAKFVEIDPVHEEILRKKEEQDREKPYRHLFRFPHMGMWTKLRPGIWNFLEMASNLFELHLYTMGNKLYATEMAKLLDPKGDLFAGRVISRGDDGDPFDGDERVPKSKDLEGVLGMESAVVIIDDSVRVWPHNKLNLIVVERYIYFPCSRRQFGLPGPSLLEIDHDERPEDGTLASCLGVIQRIHQNFFAHRSIDEADVRNILATEQQKILSGCRIVFSRVFPVGEANPHLHPLWQTAEQFGAVCTSQIDDQVTHVVANSLGTDKVNWALSTGRFVVHPGWVEASALLYRRANEHDFSIKS; from the exons ATGATGGAAGAATGTAATCCAGTCCAAGAGGTAGAGGAGGGTGAGATCTCAGATTCGGCTTCagttgaagaaatcagtgaggATGCCTTCAATAGGCAAGACCCACCTGCTAAGATTGTCAGTTCCAACTTACCCaataatcaaaatcaaaatcaaagtcAAAATTCGACTAGGGTTTGGACCATGAGAGATCTATATAAGTATCCAATTTCGAGGGATTATGCTAGGGGTTTGTATAACCTGGCTTGGGCTCAAGCTGTGCAGAATAAGCCTTTAGACGAACTTTTCGTCATGACTACTGACAATTCGAAGCAGTCTGCTGATGTCGAATCTTCTGAGATTGACAAGGTCATCATTGATGTGGATGACGATGCTAATGCTAAGGAGGAAGGAGAGTTGGAGGAAGGCGAGATCGACTTGGATGCCGACCTAGTTCTAAATGTTGGTGATTCTGTTAAAACTTCAAAGGAGACCAATTTCATTAGGGAACAACTTCAGAGTGTTACTCTAGGCGAAACCCACAA ATCCTTTCCTGTGGTTTGTTCCAAATTGCAAAGTTCATTAGACAGCTTGGGGGAACTAGCTGTTTCGACAGATTTCGTGCCAGGGAAAGACATTCTTATTCAACTCTTTATGACTGCAGTGCGAACCATAAATTCT GTTTTCTGCTCCATGAACAAGAATCAGATGCAAGAAAACAGAGATATTCTATCTAG GTTGCTTTTTCATGCAAAGAGCCAATTACCTGCTCTTATGTCTTCTGAGCAGTTAAAAGAG GTGGATGCCGTGATTATCTCTATTAACCAGTCAGTTGTTTCCTCAAATACTGAAGACAATGACAAGGACAATGGGATCAAAGTTGTTGAACTGTTAGATATGAAGGTTTCTCATAAATCTTCTGAAAATGCAAATCAGGATCTTACTTCTGTAAACAAGTATGATTTAGGTGCTGTATCTACCAAATCTTCTGGCCTGGTGGAGCAGAGTGTGTCATTTGAATCTTTTAAACCAGGATTAGCCACTTCTAAAGCTAAAGGGTTATCCATTCCTTTGCTAGACCTCCATAAGGACCATGATGAAGATACTCTTCCGTCACCTACACGAGAAATTGGACCACATTTCCCTGTTGCAAAAGCATCTACACAGGCTCATGGAATGGTGAAACTGGAGTTGCCCCTTTTTGCGCGTTCTCTTGAGAAAGGGAATTCTTTAGTGCATCCTTATGAAACTGATGCCCTTAAAGCTGTTTCGTCTTATCAACAGAAATTTGGTCGAAGTTCCCTTTTTGTTAGTGAAAAGCTTCCAAGTCCAACCCCATCTGAAGAGGGTGATAGTGGCGAAGGGGACATTAATGGGGAGGTCTCAAGTTCTAATGTTGTACATAATGCCAGCCTTCTGAATGAATCTAGCATGGGGCAGCCAATAGTGTCTTCTGTTCCCCAGACCAATATTCTTGCTGGACAAGGACTGGGAACTGCTCGGACTGCAGATCCCCTGAGTTTTCTGCCAAATCCTTCTTTGCGATCTTCTACAGCAAAAAGTAGAGATCCCAGACTCAGATTGGCAACCAGCGATGCAGCTGCTCAGAACACGAATAAAAATATCTTGCCTATCCCAGACATTGATTTGAAATTAGAGGCTCCTTTAGAGATGATTGGTTCAAAAAAGCAGAAGACGGCAGAGCTACCAGTCTTTGATGCTCCATTGTCAAAAAGACAAAAAAGTGAACAGACTGATTCAATCATTGTGAGTGATGTGCGTCCTTCAACTGGAAATGGTGGTTGGTTAGAGGATAGAGGGACTGCTGGGTTGCCAATTATGAGTAGTAACTATGCTACAGATAGCAGTGACAATGACATTCAGAAATTGGAGCAAGTAAGAGCTAGTATCACTACTATACCTAGTGTCATAGTTAAAGCTGATGAGAACTTTCCAGTGACTGGCATTAGCACGTCAGCAACTTTGCATTCTTTATTAAAAGATATAGCGATAAATCCATCAATATGGATGAATATAATCAAGATGGAACAGCAGAAATCTGCTGATGCTTCTAGAACTACAGCACAAGCTTCAAGTTCTAACTCTATTCTTGGAGCAGTTCCATCAATGGATGTAGTAGCTCCCAGAACTTCTGCTATTGGGCAGAGATCAGTAGGAATACTTCAGACTCCTACACacacagcagcagcagcagcg GATGAAGTGGCTATAGTCCGCATGAAACCTCGCGACCCTCGGCGTGCTCTTCATAATACTGCAGTTCTAAAGGGTGGTAATGTTGGATCAGATCAATGTAAAACCGGTGTAGCAGGCACACACACTATGATAAGAAGTCTTTGTTTCCAAAGTCAAGTGGATCAGTTGGATAGGAAGTCAGCTGTGGCACTTTCGACTACACCACCAGACATTGCTCGCCAATTcacaaaaaatttgaaaaatatcgCTGACATGATCTCTGTTTCACCATCCACATCACCGTCTGCTGCTTCTCCCGACATGATCTCTGTTTCACCATCCACATCACCGTCTGCTGCTTCTCGAACTCAGACACAATGCATACATGTTTATCAGAGTAGATTGGAAGGGAAGGGAGCAGTTTCTGAGCCAAGTGAACGGCTGAATGATGCTGGCTTAGATTCTGAAAAAGGTTCTCCTGGTTCGTTGCAACCACAGATCTCTTGGGGAGATGTTGAGCATCTATTTGAGGGGTATAGCGACCAACAGAGAGCTGATATTCAGAGAGAAAGGGCTAGGAGGCTTGAGGAACAGAAAAAAATGTTTTCTGTTCGGAAGCTATGTCTCGTCTTGGACTTGGACCATACTCTTTTAAATTCAGCAAAG TTTGTTGAAATCGACCCAGTTCATGAAGAGATATTGAGGAAGAAAGAGGAACAAGACCGTGAAAAGCCGTATAGGCACCTATTCCGGTTTCCACACATGGGAATGTGGACCAAGTTACGGCCTGGGATCTGGAATTTCTTGGAGATG GCTAGCAATCTTTTTGAGCTGCATCTCTATACCATGGGGAACAAACTATATGCCACAGAGATGGCCAAATTGCTAGATCCAAAAGGGGATCTGTTTGCTGGACGAGTGATCTCCAGGGGTGACGATGGAGATCCTTTTGATGGGGATGAAAGGGTTCCTAAGAGTAAGGACTTGGAGGGGGTTTTGGGCATGGAGTCGGCTGTTGTGATTATAGATGATTCTGTCAGAGTCTGGCCACATAACAAGCTAAATTTGATTGTTGTAGAGAG GTATATTTACTTTCCTTGCAGCAGACGACAATTTGGTCTCCCTGGTCCTTCTCTTCTTGAGATTGATCATGATGAAAGACCAGAAGATGGGACATTGGCCTCTTGTTTGGGG GTTATTCAAAGAATACATCAGAATTTTTTCGCACATCGGTCCATAGATGAAGCTGATGTTAGGAACATCTTAGCCACAGAACAACAAAAGATTCTGTCAGGTTGCCGTATTGTCTTCAGCAGAGTATTTCCTGTTGGTGAAGCCAATCCTCATTTGCATCCTTTGTGGCAGACCGCTGAACAGTTTGGTGCTGTCTGCACTAGTCAAATTGATGATCAGGTTACCCACGTGGTTGCCAATTCTCTTGGGACGGATAAG GTTAATTGGGCACTTTCCACTGGACGATTTGTTGTTCATCCTGGCTG ggTGGAGGCATCAGCTTTACTTTATCGGAGGGCAAATGAACATGATTTTTCTATTAAATCTTAA
- the LOC129894763 gene encoding uncharacterized protein LOC129894763, with amino-acid sequence MILPIEEERVRCFVRGLRPYLRLRTEHLISVGRSFLDVVDHARTIEIIYHQDQEGSDKRPRHQSSYSGSHSRGHDSYDRPRPHQRFQQDRYQQASGCFDCGSLKHRARECPSWARPLVVAPPPPGGIDRGHGHGDGQQGVRGGSRGGRSGIPYESLEVPLHVLTLVGDSLVVDQGIYSRSPTGIISFMRARRLVASRQLNKVTVKNCYPVPRINDLFDQLQGAIMFSNIDLRSGYHQLQIRAADIPKTAF; translated from the exons atgattttACCCATAGAGGAGGAGCGGGTACGATGTTTTGTACGTggattgagaccttacctgaggTTGAGGACCGAGCACCTTATTTCTGTGGGCCGCTCTtttctggatgtggtggatcatgctCGTACGATCGAGATAATTTATCATCAGGACCAAGAGGGTAGTGATAAGAGACCTAGGCATCAGAGTAGCTACAGTGGGTCCCATTctagaggccatgatagttatgataGGCCCAGGCCCCACCAGCGATTCCAGCAGGATAGGTATCAGCAGG CTTCAGGATGCTTTGATTGTGGCTCACTGAAGCACAGGGCTAGGGAGTGTCCCAGCTGGGCTAGACCGTTGGTAGTAGCACCACCTCcaccaggaggtatagatcggGGTCACGGCCATGGTGATGGTCAGCAGGGTGTTCGGGGAGGTTCCCGgggaggcaggtcag gtattccttatgagtcacttgaggtcccgTTACATGTTTTGACCCtggtaggggattctttagtagtggatcag GGTATTTATAGCCGCTCACCAactgggatcatatcctttatgcgggCTCGACGGCTAGTTGCATCCAG acagctgaacaaggtgacggtgaaaaacTGTTACCCCGTACCTCGTATCAATGATCTAttcgatcagcttcagggtgcgatCATGTTTTCTAAtattgacttgaggtctggctaccatcagttgcaGATTAGAGCagccgacattcctaagactgctttttgA